Proteins co-encoded in one Cytobacillus sp. NJ13 genomic window:
- the queG gene encoding tRNA epoxyqueuosine(34) reductase QueG: MNFALFQQEVIEYSKTIGIDKIGFTEASTFDEMKNRLIRQQELQYQSGFEEPDIEKRVNPGLLMDKPRSIISIAVAYPSKMKVRVVSKRGERRGIFCRASWGKDYHHILRERLQKLEEFIQSRIPEAICKSMVDTGELVDRAVAQRAGIGWSGKNCSIITPEFGSYVYLGEMITNLPFEPDKPMEDRCGSCNKCVDVCPTGALIQGGQLDAQKCIAFLTQTKGFLAEPYREKLGNRLYGCDTCQTVCPENKGKDFHLHEEMEPDPEVAKPLLRPLLFISNREFKEKYGPVSGSWRGKKPIQRNAIIALAHYKDETAVKDLIKVMTEDPRPVIRGTAAWALGKIGGEESLAALGQALQQEKDGEVISEIEKGLSFIEQ, translated from the coding sequence ATGAATTTTGCGCTTTTTCAGCAGGAAGTGATTGAATACAGCAAAACAATTGGCATAGATAAAATCGGTTTTACAGAAGCCAGTACTTTTGATGAGATGAAAAATAGACTGATTCGCCAGCAGGAACTTCAATATCAATCAGGATTTGAAGAGCCGGATATTGAGAAGAGGGTGAATCCCGGCCTGCTAATGGACAAGCCCAGGTCCATTATCTCAATTGCTGTTGCTTATCCTTCCAAAATGAAGGTCAGAGTTGTCAGCAAAAGAGGTGAAAGAAGAGGGATTTTCTGCCGCGCTTCATGGGGGAAAGACTATCATCATATCCTGAGGGAGCGTCTTCAGAAGCTTGAAGAATTCATTCAGTCAAGAATTCCTGAGGCGATATGCAAATCCATGGTGGATACAGGTGAGCTGGTCGATCGGGCCGTAGCACAGCGTGCCGGAATTGGCTGGAGCGGAAAAAACTGTTCCATCATCACACCGGAATTCGGATCGTATGTCTATCTCGGAGAAATGATAACGAATCTGCCTTTTGAGCCGGATAAACCAATGGAAGACAGATGCGGAAGCTGCAATAAATGTGTTGACGTCTGTCCGACTGGAGCTTTAATTCAGGGAGGTCAGCTTGATGCACAGAAATGCATAGCGTTTTTGACACAGACAAAAGGCTTTCTTGCAGAGCCGTATAGAGAAAAACTTGGGAACAGACTTTATGGATGCGATACCTGTCAAACCGTATGCCCCGAAAATAAAGGCAAGGATTTTCATCTGCACGAAGAAATGGAGCCGGATCCTGAAGTGGCAAAGCCTCTTTTAAGGCCGCTTCTATTTATCAGCAACCGTGAATTTAAAGAAAAGTATGGCCCGGTTTCAGGCTCCTGGAGAGGGAAAAAGCCGATCCAGCGAAATGCCATTATCGCCTTGGCTCATTACAAAGACGAAACAGCTGTAAAAGATCTGATTAAAGTCATGACAGAAGATCCTAGGCCGGTGATCCGTGGAACGGCTGCCTGGGCACTGGGGAAAATTGGCGGTGAGGAATCGCTGGCTGCCCTGGGACAGGCTTTGCAGCAGGAAAAAGACGGAGAGGTCATTTCTGAGATTGAAAAAGGTTTAAGTTTTATTGAACAATGA
- a CDS encoding phenylalanine--tRNA ligase beta subunit-related protein → MEIMIDPELCRLFPQFKIGFITYKNIEVGQSPQMVKGRLQLFQESIYFDLENKSVTEFDGIREWRRIFKTAGKDPNRYRHSAEALYRRIKKQNYLQPVNSSIDINNFFSLEYQIPIGVYDADKLLGNLTIRLGKGGEEYNGLNGRPNSLANLIISEDAAGPFGSPFVDSERTAVTEQTKNAVQIVYLRPSLEMEKAEKMVESLMNMYTQVHGGEGNFKVIGC, encoded by the coding sequence TTGGAAATTATGATTGATCCAGAGTTGTGCAGGTTATTTCCCCAATTTAAAATTGGATTCATTACATATAAAAATATCGAAGTCGGGCAATCTCCTCAAATGGTAAAGGGCAGACTCCAATTATTTCAGGAATCTATTTATTTTGATTTAGAGAACAAAAGTGTTACAGAATTTGATGGGATCAGAGAATGGAGACGGATTTTCAAAACAGCAGGCAAGGATCCAAATCGCTACCGCCACTCTGCAGAAGCACTATACAGAAGAATTAAAAAACAAAATTATCTGCAGCCGGTCAACAGCTCCATAGATATTAACAATTTCTTTTCCCTGGAATATCAAATACCGATTGGCGTGTATGACGCCGATAAGCTTTTAGGCAATCTGACTATCAGGTTAGGCAAAGGAGGCGAAGAATATAACGGTTTAAACGGAAGACCCAATTCGCTTGCCAATTTAATTATTAGTGAAGATGCGGCAGGGCCATTTGGCAGTCCGTTTGTCGACTCTGAAAGGACAGCGGTGACGGAACAGACTAAAAATGCCGTTCAAATTGTTTATCTGCGCCCTTCTCTGGAAATGGAAAAGGCTGAAAAAATGGTTGAGTCATTAATGAACATGTACACTCAAGTTCATGGAGGAGAAGGAAACTTTAAGGTAATTGGATGTTAA
- a CDS encoding sugar phosphate isomerase/epimerase yields MKLGVFTVLFAEKNFEEMLDHVKAAGLKAVEIGTGAYPGNAHCSLHELLESKELRDDYLNKVLSRGLEISAFSCHGNPISPDIAFAEESDRVLYDTIKLASLMNVPVVNCFSGTAGEGEGAKHPNWPVAPWPNEYGEVLKWQWEEKLIPYWKKAGQFAKDHNVKIGLELHGGFLVHTPYTLLKLREETCDAIGANLDPSHLWWQGIDPVAAIKILGKENAIHHFHAKDTYIDQENVNMYGLTDMQPYGNVQTRAWTFRSVGCGHSLQEWSDMMSALRTFGYDYIVSIEHEDPLMSIEEGFKRAVRNLKSILIEEQPSEMWWV; encoded by the coding sequence ATGAAGCTCGGCGTATTTACCGTTTTATTTGCTGAGAAAAATTTTGAAGAAATGCTTGATCATGTGAAAGCTGCAGGGCTTAAGGCTGTTGAAATCGGAACGGGAGCATATCCCGGAAACGCTCACTGCAGCCTGCACGAGCTTTTAGAAAGTAAAGAACTCCGGGATGATTACCTGAACAAAGTTTTATCAAGAGGGCTTGAAATCAGCGCATTCAGCTGCCATGGCAATCCGATTTCACCTGATATAGCATTTGCAGAGGAATCGGACCGCGTTTTATATGACACGATTAAGTTAGCCAGCTTAATGAATGTTCCGGTTGTTAACTGTTTCTCCGGCACTGCAGGTGAAGGGGAAGGGGCCAAGCATCCGAATTGGCCGGTTGCGCCATGGCCGAATGAGTATGGAGAAGTGCTGAAATGGCAATGGGAGGAGAAACTCATTCCTTACTGGAAGAAAGCCGGACAATTTGCAAAAGACCATAATGTGAAAATTGGTCTTGAACTCCATGGCGGATTCCTTGTCCACACTCCTTATACACTTCTAAAATTAAGGGAAGAAACTTGTGACGCCATTGGAGCCAATCTGGATCCAAGCCATTTATGGTGGCAGGGAATCGACCCTGTAGCAGCAATAAAGATTCTGGGAAAAGAAAATGCCATTCATCATTTTCATGCAAAAGATACTTATATTGATCAGGAAAATGTTAATATGTACGGTTTAACGGATATGCAGCCGTATGGCAATGTCCAGACCAGGGCGTGGACCTTCAGGTCAGTAGGCTGCGGACATAGCCTGCAGGAATGGTCTGATATGATGAGCGCTTTGCGTACATTTGGGTATGATTACATTGTCAGCATTGAACACGAAGATCCGCTTATGTCTATAGAAGAAGGATTTAAAAGGGCAGTCAGGAACCTTAAATCGATCTTAATCGAAGAGCAGCCTTCAGAAATGTGGTGGGTGTAA
- a CDS encoding Gfo/Idh/MocA family oxidoreductase — protein sequence MKKLRIGIIGAGGIAQSRHIPVLLKLSDRATITAICDVNEDTAQLAAKKFGIRSVFTDYKEVFNETDAVVICTPNKFHAEITAAAMDAGLHVLCEKPMAMTAEECRKMIEARDRSGKVLAIAYHYRFMKEAQAAKKLISEDEIGLPFAARTRAMRRRKVPGWGVFTNKELQGGGSLIDYGCHLLDLSLWLLGNPEETEVSGTAYNTLSRMPEQVNLWGSFDHQTFNVDDHVTAYIKFVNGASLLFETSWSANIERDDERLSLSGKDGGIDLFPFSLNQSKHGMLLNTRSEWLPGEDDYALAQARNFIASCLGCEEFIVKAEEALQTTRIIDAIYKSSEMGRREIF from the coding sequence ATGAAGAAACTTCGGATCGGAATTATCGGTGCTGGCGGAATAGCCCAGTCCAGGCATATTCCTGTTTTATTAAAATTATCGGATCGTGCTACCATAACAGCTATTTGCGATGTGAATGAAGATACTGCACAACTGGCTGCAAAGAAGTTTGGAATTAGAAGCGTTTTTACAGATTATAAAGAAGTATTCAATGAAACTGATGCCGTAGTTATTTGTACACCGAATAAGTTTCATGCTGAGATTACGGCTGCTGCGATGGATGCTGGGCTGCATGTGTTGTGTGAGAAGCCGATGGCCATGACAGCAGAAGAATGCAGGAAAATGATAGAGGCCAGAGACAGGTCGGGAAAGGTTTTGGCCATTGCCTACCACTACCGGTTTATGAAAGAGGCTCAGGCTGCCAAAAAACTCATTTCAGAAGATGAAATTGGCCTTCCATTTGCAGCCAGGACACGAGCGATGAGAAGAAGAAAGGTGCCGGGATGGGGTGTTTTCACCAATAAGGAACTTCAGGGCGGAGGAAGTTTGATTGATTATGGGTGCCACTTGCTTGACCTCTCGCTTTGGCTTCTGGGAAACCCGGAGGAAACCGAGGTTTCCGGTACAGCTTATAATACATTGAGCAGAATGCCTGAGCAGGTGAATCTATGGGGAAGTTTTGACCATCAAACCTTTAATGTCGATGATCATGTGACTGCTTACATAAAATTTGTGAATGGCGCATCCCTGCTTTTTGAAACCTCATGGTCGGCCAATATCGAACGGGATGATGAAAGACTCAGCCTTTCAGGGAAGGATGGAGGAATAGATTTATTCCCATTCAGTTTGAACCAATCCAAACATGGAATGCTGCTTAATACACGCTCAGAATGGCTGCCAGGGGAGGATGACTATGCTTTGGCACAGGCACGGAACTTTATTGCCAGCTGTTTGGGGTGTGAAGAATTTATAGTTAAAGCGGAAGAAGCACTGCAGACAACCAGAATTATTGATGCGATTTATAAAAGCAGTGAAATGGGCAGAAGAGAAATTTTTTAG
- a CDS encoding Gfo/Idh/MocA family oxidoreductase: MKQLKIGIIGCGSIAKHRHMPEYHASSGAVIAAVCDINEERANAFAGLYGAKVYTDYRELLANPDIDAVSVCTPNTLHAPISAAALDAGKHVLCEKPMATSKEEAEDMIEAALKNGKKLMIAHNQRFVPSHKKAKELIAKGEAGKIYSFRTAFGHGGPEGWSADGKESWFFKKDQAFIGAMGDLGVHKTDLLRYLLGEEFAEVGAFVETSAKIGADVDDTAVCVLKTESGVIGTLAASWSYVSKEDNSTIIYGEKAILRLEDDPVHSLVVQYANGETVKYELGGIQTNEEGGQKNSGVIDHFVESILNEQEPAIPGSEGMKSLQVILAALQSSETKQIVRIN; the protein is encoded by the coding sequence ATGAAACAACTCAAAATTGGGATTATTGGATGCGGAAGTATAGCTAAGCATCGGCATATGCCTGAATATCATGCAAGCAGCGGGGCTGTCATTGCAGCGGTATGTGATATTAATGAAGAGCGTGCAAATGCGTTTGCCGGCTTGTATGGGGCGAAGGTGTACACCGATTATAGAGAATTGTTGGCTAATCCGGATATAGATGCTGTGAGTGTCTGCACCCCGAACACCCTGCATGCCCCCATTTCAGCTGCAGCATTAGACGCAGGCAAGCATGTATTATGTGAAAAGCCAATGGCAACTTCTAAGGAAGAGGCAGAGGACATGATTGAAGCAGCCCTTAAAAATGGAAAGAAGTTAATGATTGCTCATAATCAGCGCTTTGTTCCATCTCATAAAAAAGCAAAGGAATTGATTGCAAAAGGTGAAGCGGGAAAAATCTATAGTTTCCGGACAGCCTTTGGCCACGGCGGACCAGAGGGATGGAGTGCAGATGGCAAAGAAAGCTGGTTCTTCAAAAAAGATCAGGCTTTTATTGGCGCCATGGGCGACCTTGGTGTACATAAGACCGACTTGCTGCGTTATCTGCTGGGAGAAGAGTTTGCTGAGGTAGGAGCATTTGTAGAGACAAGTGCCAAGATTGGTGCTGATGTCGATGATACAGCGGTATGCGTTTTGAAAACGGAAAGCGGTGTGATCGGTACATTGGCTGCAAGCTGGTCTTATGTCTCAAAAGAAGACAATTCCACCATTATTTATGGAGAAAAGGCAATTTTGAGATTAGAGGATGATCCGGTGCATTCTCTCGTTGTTCAGTATGCAAACGGTGAAACAGTGAAGTACGAACTCGGCGGGATCCAGACAAATGAAGAAGGAGGACAAAAGAATTCAGGCGTTATTGATCATTTTGTTGAAAGTATCTTAAATGAACAGGAGCCTGCGATTCCTGGTTCCGAGGGAATGAAGTCGCTCCAAGTGATACTTGCTGCGCTGCAGTCAAGCGAAACAAAGCAGATTGTCAGAATTAATTGA
- a CDS encoding ThuA domain-containing protein, translating into MINVLVWNENRHEQKDEKVRSVYPDGIHGAIADLFNEEDYKVKTATLDEPEHGLSDAVLQETDVLVWWGHLAHGEVEDAIVEKVKQRVLEGMGLIVLHSGHFSKIFKALMGTSCDLKWREADEKERIWIVDPSHPIAEGLGEYIELEKEEMYGEHFDIPAPDELVMVSWFEGGEVFRSGCTYRRGKGKIFYFRPGHETYPTYYHKDVQQVIKNAVKWAKPADLPVPVYGNAKPLERIRVSQEGVEN; encoded by the coding sequence ATGATCAACGTGCTTGTCTGGAATGAGAATCGTCATGAACAAAAGGATGAAAAGGTAAGGTCTGTCTATCCCGATGGTATTCACGGTGCCATTGCAGATTTATTTAATGAAGAAGATTATAAAGTAAAGACAGCTACATTGGATGAGCCTGAGCATGGACTTAGTGATGCTGTTTTACAGGAAACAGACGTTTTGGTCTGGTGGGGACATCTCGCGCATGGGGAAGTTGAGGATGCAATCGTTGAAAAAGTAAAACAAAGAGTGCTGGAGGGAATGGGGCTGATTGTCCTGCATTCCGGACATTTCTCTAAGATTTTTAAAGCATTGATGGGAACATCCTGTGATCTAAAGTGGAGAGAAGCTGATGAAAAGGAACGGATTTGGATTGTAGATCCGAGTCATCCCATTGCAGAAGGACTTGGGGAATATATTGAACTTGAAAAAGAAGAAATGTATGGGGAACATTTTGATATCCCTGCACCGGATGAACTTGTAATGGTGAGCTGGTTTGAAGGCGGGGAAGTTTTCCGGAGCGGCTGTACATACAGGCGCGGAAAAGGGAAAATCTTTTATTTTCGCCCAGGACATGAAACGTATCCAACTTATTATCATAAGGATGTTCAGCAGGTTATTAAAAATGCTGTTAAGTGGGCAAAGCCAGCTGATCTTCCCGTACCGGTCTATGGAAATGCGAAGCCATTGGAGAGAATCAGAGTGAGTCAAGAAGGAGTGGAAAATTAA
- a CDS encoding response regulator, which produces MKAIIVDDEKHVREGLMLLADWSRFGIDTIMEAADGNEAIKLIKEHRPEIIFTDMSMPKRDGISLLKWIHSSDLSSKTIVVSGYDDFDYMRNAICYKSFDYILKPIDPEILNETLEKAINEWKQQSPPGGCQQEHDGELNVIQQIEKFLLESYNKDINLQDIADRFYLSREYISRKFKQEYQATITDFITNVRMNKAKELLQNPKLKIYEIAFQVGYQDEKYFSKVFKKTEGISPNEYRSMN; this is translated from the coding sequence ATGAAAGCAATTATTGTGGATGATGAAAAACATGTGAGGGAAGGTTTGATGCTTCTGGCGGATTGGAGCCGCTTTGGAATTGACACAATCATGGAGGCGGCAGATGGAAATGAGGCCATAAAGCTGATTAAAGAGCATCGCCCGGAAATCATATTCACTGATATGAGCATGCCAAAGAGAGATGGCATAAGCCTTTTAAAATGGATTCATTCTTCGGATCTATCCAGCAAGACGATTGTCGTCAGCGGATATGATGATTTTGACTATATGAGGAATGCCATCTGTTATAAAAGCTTTGATTATATCTTGAAGCCTATTGATCCTGAAATATTGAATGAAACCCTGGAGAAAGCCATAAATGAATGGAAACAGCAAAGTCCTCCAGGGGGATGCCAGCAGGAGCATGACGGGGAGCTGAATGTGATTCAGCAAATAGAAAAGTTTTTGCTGGAAAGCTATAACAAGGATATTAACCTGCAGGATATTGCAGACAGATTTTATTTAAGCAGGGAGTACATTTCCAGAAAGTTTAAACAGGAATATCAGGCTACCATAACGGATTTTATTACGAATGTCCGAATGAACAAGGCAAAAGAGCTTTTGCAGAACCCTAAATTAAAAATCTATGAAATTGCTTTCCAGGTCGGATATCAGGATGAAAAGTATTTTAGCAAAGTATTTAAAAAGACAGAGGGGATTTCCCCAAATGAATATAGAAGTATGAACTAA
- a CDS encoding sensor histidine kinase, which yields MFKKSIRNKLIVLLMVATIVPFGASIVITYYHTAESLKDQAIKENSNLLYQGKVNLEGYINELDGLTLSLYNNPGLINFLRDPQKENNYQAVEAVRNVISTILYAEENIKRVNIAVAKEDRLITASRRSTVIFSKKLTNANQEFYEKAKESPSNMYLEPIHKIKEPEDKKPKNVITLHRSLINIPSDDVLAYISLEFSPDQITNISRNLYSEENEEFYIISPEGDLIYRSTDETDETDEGTKTPDWINWVISTNKKNGTVEWKEGSFNGVMIFDKLSQNSGGWYLVKRVPYTTLYESAFSVAKINIMFGVIGLILVILATLFISVRITSPIRILLKYIDQVEKGNLNVRFQSIGNDEIGYLGDRFKQMIDKINDLINREYKLQLENKTNQLKVLQSQVNPHFLYNALQSIGTAALKNQGPQIYSSVTRLSKIMRYSMNMEEDMVPLQREIEHTRAYLLLQKERFGDQLQFRFQLDEDAFGFQVPKMILQPIVENYFKHGFDAREKTGEVSITCRQDEFYLDILIEDNGTGVSESRLEEIRLHLMNDRIGQKGELTNIGLKNVYTRLKLYYGNRAYLQLKNLERGGLLVSIKLPKRMEGG from the coding sequence ATGTTCAAAAAGAGCATTAGGAATAAACTGATTGTTCTATTGATGGTAGCCACGATCGTTCCATTTGGGGCGTCTATTGTCATCACTTATTACCATACAGCGGAATCATTGAAAGACCAGGCCATTAAGGAAAATAGCAACCTATTATATCAAGGAAAAGTGAACCTGGAGGGTTACATAAATGAGCTGGACGGATTAACACTTTCCCTTTACAATAATCCAGGTTTAATAAACTTTTTAAGAGATCCCCAAAAGGAAAATAATTATCAGGCAGTGGAAGCTGTAAGAAATGTGATTTCTACGATACTGTATGCAGAAGAAAATATCAAAAGAGTCAACATTGCTGTTGCAAAGGAAGATCGTCTTATAACAGCTTCCAGGCGCTCTACAGTTATTTTTTCAAAGAAGCTGACAAATGCCAATCAGGAATTTTACGAAAAAGCCAAAGAAAGTCCAAGCAACATGTATCTTGAGCCTATTCATAAGATAAAGGAGCCTGAGGACAAAAAGCCTAAAAATGTAATAACGCTTCACAGATCTTTAATCAATATTCCATCAGATGATGTATTGGCATATATCTCACTGGAATTCTCACCAGATCAAATAACAAATATCAGCCGTAATCTTTATTCGGAGGAAAATGAAGAATTCTATATAATATCTCCTGAAGGTGATTTGATCTACCGTTCAACTGATGAAACTGATGAAACTGATGAAGGTACTAAAACGCCTGATTGGATCAATTGGGTAATCAGTACAAATAAAAAAAATGGCACGGTTGAATGGAAGGAAGGTTCATTCAACGGTGTCATGATATTCGATAAGTTATCGCAAAATTCTGGCGGATGGTATCTTGTTAAGCGTGTCCCATATACCACTTTATATGAAAGTGCATTCAGCGTGGCGAAAATCAATATAATGTTTGGCGTAATCGGACTCATCCTGGTTATTCTCGCCACTCTATTTATCTCTGTTAGAATCACCTCACCAATCAGAATCCTGCTGAAATATATTGATCAGGTTGAAAAGGGGAACCTTAATGTCCGTTTTCAATCTATTGGAAATGATGAGATTGGTTATCTCGGTGATCGATTTAAACAAATGATAGATAAAATTAATGATTTGATCAATCGTGAATATAAGCTTCAGCTTGAAAACAAGACCAATCAGCTAAAGGTTCTGCAGTCCCAGGTCAATCCGCATTTTTTATACAACGCATTGCAATCGATTGGAACAGCGGCCTTAAAAAATCAGGGTCCGCAGATTTATTCGTCTGTTACCCGCCTTTCTAAAATCATGCGTTACAGCATGAATATGGAGGAGGATATGGTTCCTCTTCAAAGAGAGATTGAACATACCAGGGCCTATCTCCTGCTGCAAAAAGAGCGGTTTGGTGATCAGCTTCAGTTCAGATTTCAGCTTGATGAAGATGCATTTGGGTTTCAGGTGCCGAAAATGATCTTACAGCCCATAGTGGAAAATTACTTTAAGCATGGCTTTGATGCGCGGGAAAAAACTGGAGAGGTTAGTATAACCTGCAGACAGGATGAATTTTATCTGGATATTCTAATCGAGGATAATGGGACAGGCGTCTCTGAGAGCAGGCTGGAGGAAATTCGATTGCATTTGATGAATGACAGGATAGGACAAAAGGGTGAGTTAACGAATATCGGACTGAAGAATGTTTATACCCGGTTAAAACTCTATTATGGCAATCGGGCATACCTGCAGCTTAAGAATCTTGAGCGAGGAGGGCTGCTTGTTTCTATTAAACTTCCAAAAAGGATGGAAGGTGGATAA
- a CDS encoding ABC transporter substrate-binding protein, whose product MKRFALLLLSLVLMAGIMAGCSSSSSSGDEKPKDDSKNEDEVVTLNLFQFKVEIADQLQEMIGEFEKEHPNIKVKLESVGGGADYGAALKAKFASGEQPDIFNNGGFKELELWKEHLADLSNEPWAEHVLPIGKVPMTDTDGKLYGMPVNLEGYGFIYNKDLFEEAGITEPPNTISELKDAAKKLKEKGITPFSAGYGEWWVIGQHLLNIPFAQQEDPVAFIEGLYSGSEKITGNDKFKEFKEVLDTEINFGNENPLTTDYNTQVTLFASGKTAMLQQGNWTENMILEINPEINMGFLPIPLTDDEAEADRLPVGVPNNWVLNKNSEHLEEAKLFLDWMVSSETGKRYITEEFAFIPAFDNIEPTGLGPLGQHILEYSKEEKTVPWTWFRWPDGANKEFAATIQEYAAGKIDYDTLIERFQASWDNLK is encoded by the coding sequence ATGAAACGCTTTGCTCTATTACTGCTGTCATTGGTTCTGATGGCGGGCATTATGGCGGGCTGTTCTTCTTCAAGCTCTTCAGGGGATGAAAAGCCTAAGGATGATTCAAAGAATGAGGATGAAGTGGTAACACTGAATTTGTTCCAGTTTAAAGTGGAGATTGCCGATCAGCTTCAGGAAATGATCGGCGAATTCGAAAAAGAGCATCCAAATATTAAAGTAAAGCTTGAATCAGTCGGAGGCGGAGCCGATTATGGTGCCGCATTAAAAGCAAAGTTTGCATCCGGCGAACAGCCTGACATTTTTAACAATGGCGGATTTAAGGAATTGGAGCTTTGGAAAGAGCATCTTGCAGATCTTTCAAATGAGCCTTGGGCAGAGCATGTGCTTCCAATTGGAAAAGTTCCTATGACCGATACAGACGGCAAACTTTATGGAATGCCTGTAAACCTTGAAGGCTACGGTTTCATCTATAATAAGGATTTATTTGAAGAAGCAGGCATTACTGAACCACCTAATACGATTTCTGAACTGAAGGATGCTGCTAAAAAACTAAAAGAAAAAGGAATTACCCCTTTCTCTGCCGGTTACGGAGAGTGGTGGGTCATTGGCCAGCATTTATTAAATATTCCATTTGCACAGCAGGAAGATCCGGTGGCATTTATTGAAGGTCTATACAGCGGATCTGAAAAGATTACTGGCAATGATAAATTTAAAGAATTCAAAGAAGTGCTTGATACTGAAATTAATTTCGGAAATGAAAATCCATTAACAACAGATTACAATACGCAAGTGACGCTATTTGCTTCCGGCAAAACAGCTATGCTTCAGCAGGGGAACTGGACAGAAAACATGATTCTTGAAATCAACCCTGAAATTAATATGGGATTCCTCCCGATTCCGCTGACTGATGATGAAGCTGAAGCAGACCGTTTACCGGTAGGCGTTCCGAACAACTGGGTTCTTAATAAAAATTCAGAGCATCTTGAAGAAGCAAAATTATTCCTTGACTGGATGGTTTCTTCTGAAACAGGAAAGCGTTATATCACAGAAGAGTTTGCGTTCATTCCTGCCTTTGATAATATAGAGCCAACCGGTTTAGGGCCACTTGGCCAGCATATTCTTGAGTATTCTAAGGAAGAGAAAACTGTTCCTTGGACATGGTTCAGATGGCCGGATGGTGCAAATAAAGAGTTTGCTGCAACAATCCAGGAATACGCTGCAGGAAAGATTGACTATGATACGCTCATTGAACGCTTCCAGGCATCCTGGGATAATTTGAAATAA
- a CDS encoding carbohydrate ABC transporter permease: protein MNPRYTKVTFLLEIIGIVLGVIFLIPFYFVIINSVKGFADILIDAAAWPQEFLFSNYLKVWDIINFPRAFWNSLIITVISNIGLVVISSMAAWKMVRTPGKFSKILFALFVSAMVIPFQTVMIPLMKLGGTLNLTNSIPGLIIMYFGFGVPLSLFLYHGFIKTVPIEIEESARIDGCSQFGVFWRIVFPLLKPITVTVVILNTLWIWNDYLLPLLVLQDAELRTIPLATSSFFAQYTKQWDMGLAALVMGITPVVIFFLFLQRHIIKGIAQGSIK from the coding sequence ATGAATCCCAGATATACGAAGGTTACGTTTCTGCTCGAGATTATCGGAATCGTATTAGGAGTCATATTCCTCATACCTTTTTATTTCGTGATCATCAATTCTGTAAAAGGCTTTGCAGATATTTTGATTGATGCTGCAGCGTGGCCGCAGGAGTTTTTATTCTCCAATTACTTGAAGGTATGGGATATTATTAATTTTCCGCGGGCCTTCTGGAATTCGCTTATAATTACGGTGATCAGCAATATTGGACTTGTTGTCATTAGTTCCATGGCTGCCTGGAAGATGGTCCGCACCCCGGGGAAATTCAGCAAAATCCTGTTTGCGTTATTTGTATCAGCAATGGTTATTCCATTCCAGACGGTCATGATACCGCTGATGAAGCTGGGAGGCACGCTGAATCTGACAAACAGCATACCTGGTCTCATCATTATGTATTTTGGTTTTGGTGTACCATTATCGCTTTTCCTTTATCACGGATTTATTAAAACAGTTCCAATAGAGATAGAAGAATCGGCTCGAATTGATGGGTGCAGCCAGTTTGGGGTCTTTTGGAGAATTGTTTTTCCGCTTCTAAAGCCAATCACTGTAACGGTTGTTATTTTAAATACATTGTGGATCTGGAATGATTATCTGCTGCCGCTTCTTGTGCTTCAGGATGCAGAACTTAGGACGATTCCTTTGGCTACAAGCTCATTCTTTGCACAATATACAAAGCAGTGGGACATGGGACTGGCCGCCCTTGTAATGGGCATTACCCCGGTGGTTATTTTCTTCCTGTTTCTGCAGAGGCATATTATTAAAGGCATTGCACAAGGTTCTATTAAATAG